Proteins encoded together in one Marinobacter salsuginis window:
- a CDS encoding CcoQ/FixQ family Cbb3-type cytochrome c oxidase assembly chaperone, with protein MDINELRGIHTLLVMAVFLGIVWWAYSAHRKKANDEAAHLPFDDDDVEKRTLEQEKTEKKE; from the coding sequence ATGGATATTAATGAGTTACGCGGTATTCACACACTTCTGGTAATGGCGGTTTTCCTGGGAATCGTCTGGTGGGCGTACAGCGCCCACCGCAAGAAGGCCAACGACGAGGCAGCCCACCTGCCCTTCGACGATGACGACGTGGAAAAGCGTACGCTCGAACAGGAAAAAACGGAGAAAAAAGAATGA
- the ccoP gene encoding cytochrome-c oxidase, cbb3-type subunit III, whose amino-acid sequence MSTFWSIWISVIVLGTVFGCWWLLWATRKSQTTDTETDRTMGHSFDGIEEYDNPLPKWWFYLFIATCIFALGYLALYPGLGNWKGLLGWTAVNQWEAEVAEAEEKYGEIYAQYGQTPVPELAENDDAMKIGQRLFANNCAVCHGSAARGQVGFPNLTDDDWLWGGTPEAILETLHNGRMGNMPAKGTMPSMTNEQVDQVVNYVLSFSGREKDAEAAKAGEQVFAQACVACHGPEGKGMQALGAPNLTDNTWLYGSTYEWIKETVMNGRQNQMPAQDRLLSDDQIQILAAYVYSLSN is encoded by the coding sequence ATGAGTACCTTTTGGAGCATCTGGATCAGTGTGATCGTGCTCGGTACCGTATTCGGCTGCTGGTGGCTGCTTTGGGCGACCCGCAAGAGCCAGACGACCGATACCGAAACCGATCGCACCATGGGCCATTCCTTTGATGGCATTGAGGAATACGATAACCCACTACCCAAGTGGTGGTTCTATCTCTTTATCGCAACGTGCATTTTTGCACTTGGGTACCTCGCGCTCTACCCGGGCCTGGGTAACTGGAAAGGCCTTCTGGGCTGGACCGCCGTTAATCAATGGGAAGCCGAAGTAGCAGAGGCCGAAGAGAAATACGGCGAAATCTACGCCCAGTACGGCCAGACCCCCGTCCCGGAGCTGGCAGAGAATGACGACGCCATGAAAATTGGCCAGCGTCTGTTCGCCAACAACTGCGCGGTTTGTCACGGCTCCGCCGCTCGTGGCCAGGTTGGTTTCCCCAACCTGACGGACGACGACTGGCTCTGGGGCGGTACCCCTGAGGCGATTCTGGAAACCCTCCATAACGGCCGTATGGGTAACATGCCAGCCAAAGGCACCATGCCCAGCATGACCAACGAGCAGGTTGACCAGGTTGTGAACTACGTTCTGAGCTTCAGTGGTCGTGAAAAAGACGCCGAGGCTGCCAAAGCGGGCGAACAGGTCTTTGCCCAGGCTTGCGTGGCCTGTCATGGCCCCGAGGGTAAAGGTATGCAGGCTCTGGGCGCGCCCAACCTGACCGACAACACCTGGCTCTATGGCTCCACCTATGAGTGGATCAAGGAGACCGTCATGAACGGTCGCCAGAACCAGATGCCAGCTCAGGATCGCCTGCTTTCAGACGATCAGATTCAGATTCTCGCGGCTTACGTTTACAGCCTCTCGAACTGA
- the ccoO gene encoding cytochrome-c oxidase, cbb3-type subunit II: MKHEIVEKNLGLMIVLIVLTISGGFLAEVVPLFFLKETNEPVEGLEPLSALELEGRDIYIREGCHVCHTQQIRPFRAETERYGHYSVAGEFVYDRPFLWGSKRTGPDLARVGGRYSDAWQRQHLYDPRSVVPESNMPAFPWLFEDRVDHTKTAAKMETLQTLGVPYTDDQIAEASAQVEGKFEIEALVAYLQQLGTVISDKR; the protein is encoded by the coding sequence ATGAAACACGAAATAGTTGAAAAGAACCTTGGTCTGATGATCGTGCTGATCGTCCTGACCATCAGCGGCGGTTTTCTCGCCGAAGTAGTGCCCCTGTTCTTCCTGAAGGAAACCAATGAACCGGTGGAGGGTCTTGAGCCCCTGTCGGCCCTGGAACTGGAAGGCCGGGATATCTACATCCGTGAAGGCTGCCACGTGTGCCATACCCAGCAGATCCGTCCGTTCCGGGCGGAGACTGAGCGCTATGGCCACTACTCCGTTGCGGGCGAGTTCGTTTATGACCGCCCGTTCCTGTGGGGTTCCAAGCGCACCGGTCCGGATCTGGCCCGTGTAGGCGGTCGTTATTCGGACGCCTGGCAGCGCCAGCACCTTTATGATCCGCGCAGCGTTGTGCCCGAATCGAACATGCCAGCCTTCCCGTGGCTGTTCGAAGACCGGGTAGATCACACCAAGACCGCCGCAAAAATGGAGACCCTCCAGACGCTGGGCGTGCCCTACACCGATGATCAGATTGCCGAAGCGTCTGCCCAGGTAGAAGGCAAATTCGAAATCGAGGCTCTGGTCGCGTACCTGCAACAGCTGGGTACAGTGATTTCAGACAAACGGTGA